From Triplophysa dalaica isolate WHDGS20190420 chromosome 16, ASM1584641v1, whole genome shotgun sequence:
ttttttatgtaaaatgaacACACATCAGTGGCATAAATGATTAGATCTCAAGGCACAAACACATAACCACACCTGTCTCTGTGAGACGCAGTTGTTGCATTAGTATGTTTAGCCAGTAGCCCGTCATTCCATTATTGGCCACCAGAGGGTCCACAGGCGGCTTGGTTGTCATGGATACCTCGGAGTCCAGGCCTAGTAGCAGATTTCTGGTCTTGTAGAGATTTGCGATGTTTCTCTCTAAACCCTTTAAGACGACTGACTGGAAATGGAAAAATTCAGGGTTAGTGACATTTCCATGACTTTGCCATCAGTAGACATCATTTTGTCATGACAGATGCATTGTGGTTGACATACCTTTGCTGTCTGCTTGACCTTTGGTTTAATGCTGATAAATACCCCCAGATTCTGCATCATCTGGGCGAGTTTCCGAGGGTCAGACTCGCCTTCGTCCTTCATATCAAACATAAGACACACTGGCAGGCAGTCCTGGGATGTGCACAGTCAGACACGAGCAATTATCAAAAATGAACGTTTTACCCAAAGTAATTGAATCTACATTTATGGTAGAATTCTTCCTGATACGGCCTACCAGATGAGctacaaaaacatgcattatttATAAACCAGTTCCAAATAGGGACATCGTTGAATATCAAACAGGTTTATTTAGATTCATCGTACCATGAGCTGCTGTCGAGCGACACACACCCCGTCGGCCGTGCCCTGGATCATGAGTGAGGGTGTGTGTTGCGGAGCGCTGAGGTCGGGGAGGATGatctgtgtgtgcgtttgaTGCATCACGGTGAGAAAATTCACACCGTTTTGACCCAACAGGAACAAATGCTGTTGAGAGGTCACGTCAAGCTGTGTGCTCACCACCACCCCCGTTACCCCGGCAACCGCCTCCGGGCCCAGCAGCAACTCCATGAGCGCGCACGTTGCCTTCtgcagaggtcagaggtcacagaaTAATTTGTAAAACACTGAGAACATGTCCGATGttaaatatgaatgtgtttatgtgtgtcatATCTGAAggcatgtttgtgtctgtgtgtgaacgtgtgtaattgtattcatcaatgtgtgtgtgactgtgtgagCATGTATTAATgaacgtgtgtgtatgtgtgaccTTCACAGCAGCACTGTTCCCGTGGGTTCCTCTCACTACACAGGAGTTGCTGTAGATTTTGGGTTGAGTTCTGAAGCTCACGCTCACTCCAAACGCTTGAGCCACATGCTGTATCACAGGTGACCCCGTATCTGCCACCGCACCCCCCATGAGAGTCACTgggaggtcaaaggtcagcaCCAGGGGCTGCAGGGCCTGCGGGTCAGAATGGTAGTTTAGGTTAGTCAACTACACACTGAGCACGTGTGCACAGCTAAACTACTATGACAATCTGAAAAAATTGAGGAATGATGTTGCCGACCCGGATGTGTGTCCGCGCAGACTCCACCCCCTCCACCGGCCCGGCAATAGATACCTGCAGGAAAAATCATGATCACATGACCTGTTTAATGTTTACCTTAGTGAGCTTCAGTGATAAAAAATAAGCGTATTTTATATCTTGTAATCCGAATGAAAGCTCAGATTACCTGGTTACTCTTTTCTCCCGTCAGACTGTTCCGGTTTGAATCGGGGAAATGAATGTGACAGGAAGTTTCCTCCATGACCTTCTTAATGTTCCCGCCCCCTTTACCAATCACATGGGAATGTTCGGTGTGGGTGACATCCAACTTCAGCGTCACCTTATTCACCTGTGCACAAATGCTCTGGGATGAGACCTCCACCAGACACAAACACTCAACTGAAGAGATAATAAACTCTCACTTTAGTCTCGAGAAGTTCCAGAATCTTCTGTTTCGCCTCAAGCACATTGGCTCTCTTTCCTTCCACTTTAACGTGAGGGTCTGGACATAAACACAGAACATAAAGTTTGACAAAATGTAGATTTTACTCTGTGATATACAGTAGGAGAGCAATCATCTCACCTTTCTTGGATTTAGCTCCGATCTTTAGCTTAGACGGCCATTTCACCTGCGTGCCTGTTTCTCTCATCACCTGAGACaatgaatgtgtaaaaaacTGAACCTCAGGTGTGTGTGAAAGCCACAAGAGAAGCGTCTTTACAAACACACGtcaacacacacatgagaacAATATCTCATTAACATCACAAAGCATCTCATTCTGACCCCATGACATTGCGCTGTGTGATTGGGACAAAACCACTGAAGGAAACTCACTTCTGCACCCCTGAATGATTCTAAACTactgttaggttatatgagaccagtcttcttttttgattgcacttatgcttttgttgtacttatgttgtcccaattgcttccattgcttaccccacctgtaagtcgctttggataaaagtgtctgctaaatgactaaatgtgtaaTGTAACCGCCCATTATTCTGAGTGTTTACACCCACAGCATGGCCATGGCATGCACTACACCAGTGTTTCCCAACCCCTGGTTTTCCGGACACACCTCCCAGGATGTTTGAAATGTCTCCCaaattaacacacaaacaagctgATGAGTTGAATCAGGTGAATCTAAAACATTCTGGGAGGTGTTACCCGAGGACCAGCATTGGGAAACACCACATGTGTGTCAACAGCCCGGATGGAAGAGGGGTGGGGTGCACAATAACTCTTTAGCATTAAAGGAGACATACACCAATGTCCGTGAGTACAGGTGTTTTTGACAAGGCAAAAAGGGTGTTGTTTACACaaccattgagtgtttttaggtAAAATTTTCTACAAATATTTCACGAAGACCATATTAAATCGTGCAAATTATTGTTGAAACTATTCatccctttaaaaaagtaaatttgtaTAGATGTCACTTTTAGTATGAAATTTTGTCAAAGTCAAAAATGAAAACGGAACGTCAAAATGAAAGATGGGATGTTGATATGAAGGCTTTCAGTTTCTCACCCGTTCAAAGAATTCATCTCCTGTTTGTCCAGAACCTTCTGCGGGAGCtggagacacacagagagaaatcataaaatgtcatatttaaatattatttaaaataacacacaacatatttttttcatttactaagCATTCTATATTTTACCTTATTGCTGTTAAAAATTGTCCTGCTTTGTGTATATGCTTtgcttttgtttatattgtctttttcTATGCTGTAGGTTCTTCAGCAATATTGTAAATGTTAACACACAACTATCACAACTAAAGGTTCATTGACAGAaagaattaaacacaaatgtgtgtgtgttgtttgcatctattttattttaagaaactaTTGAACATAATAGTTTCAAGTACAGCAGTTCAAGTAgaaaagctgtgtgtgtgtgtgtaatgagggtacatttaaacacatctgCCCCACAATGACATTTACATGGCTGGGGTGAACATTGGCCTTTTCATTTAGCTGCTCCTCATCGCCACGGGTTACACAACTCTTCAATGAAGAATGACTGTGTGTGTCTAAGACCCCAGAGTGTTGTTCTGAGAAACGCCGTCACAAAGCAGTCGCGTTGTAGTAAAACACTGCTGACGCAAAACTAATTCAGACCGCGCAAACACGGTGAAGACTGTACTTTACAACAGATCTGTACAGCAGATCAAACAAAACCTAAATGAGGTCTCAACACTTTTTCctacaaaatgtgaataatgaGCTATTAgagaattttcatgtttcagTGATCCCATTGTGCTTCCACTGAGGTTTGAGGAGAGATATCAAAAATGTtgtgctcagatttgtcaacatttaaacattaaacaatctATTCAACTTAAACGTAAATCACTCATCCGAGAGCATTCGTATTGCTTCAGACAGATAACTCAATCATGTTTTCTtcctaaaaatatcaaaaaagaCCAAAGACACGTGCATATTTCAGAGACTTTGCGTTGAGTTGTACACCGCAAACAGACCATAAGCATTCCTGGCATTAAGATGGGTATAACTATTTAATTTTGAATACATGGCTACACCCCTTCCCTAGCAACCAACTACAAGATCTCTAGCAACCGCATAGCAATTCCCTGGCAACCACTCCCAACATTTGTTTTGCACAGATAACCACCAGAACAGTTTTTGCACTTATGTCCAAATctagtttgttttctttttttcacaaGTCCTAGAAAATTTCAGGAGAAATGATTAATGACGAATGAATCGAGAAACTCTTAAAAAGCCTTTTGAGAAATAAAGGAGCAATGCTACCCTGCTCTGGGAAGAACCCAAACACCGTCAACATGCTCGCGTTTTAAACGTCTCCCGTCTGATGAGCTCAATATGtcattctgtctgtttctgaGGGATTTGAATGTCAACGTTTAGCTGGTGGTGATGAATCGCAGGCTGCTCGCGGAGCTAAATTCCAAAAGATTCCTGGACAGCTCATGATAACAGACCATTATACCTGTTCATCACATCAGAAGACTGCAGATACGCTTCCGGACACCCTACATTCATCTAAAAGTCAGCGTAATGCATTCAGAGgtaattttctgtaaaaaaacactggcAGGTGACTGTCTGAACgggtttctttaaaatgaataaaaagcttTTTGATTAATGATGGTTCTGAAACGATTCAACAGGAAACTGTGGCAGAACATGAGCGATTACAGTTATCAATATGCAGCACATGAGAGGAGAAATCACAGCGTTGTTAGAAGAAACACACACCGTACAGCATGAGCTCAAGTTTCTTGCGGTCTATGCGGAAGCTCTCCTCCACCCTCTCCGAGTCCAAATGTTCCTCGTTCTGAAGTTCAGGTTCCGTCCCGGAACTGACACCTTCAtcttcctcctcatcttcatctCTCCCGTTCTGGTTTTGAAGGGCCGGATCTTGATCTTGGTTTTGATCTTGGTATGGGTTTTGAGCTGGTTCTTGTTTTGGAGACTCACACTGGAGGGTTTCCACAATGCTGCACGTCTCTGGTGAGGCCATGGTGAATGTGTGTCCTGCAGCGTGGCCACGGAAACAAGAAAAAGAGGGGCCAGGAGACACCCCCCATCCCTAAAaacaccccctctctctctctctctctcacacacacacatacacaaacagaaaaGAATAGGGCAATATACCACATCACACCTCTCTCACACATGCCCAGAGGAAAGAGTTCCTGCTCAGAGGTTTCTCAGATGATTGCTGAAGAAGTTTCAGATCACAGCTGATGAATTCAGACTTCCTCAGATGTTACGCTCAAATTCTTTAAGAGAAATTAAAAAGTTCATTGTTGATGCAGTAAAAGTAAAGAGATGTATTTATGTAAACTGCATAGCTCGGATCTTTTGAAATTGGAAAAATCGGATGAGATTCAACACGTAAGATCTTAGCTTAAGTCATTGTCAAGATCACTTCTGTAACTTGTTTGGAGGATGACGTTCTTGTTTGTCCTCCCTTGAATCTTTTAGCTGTTTAAGAGGAACAGTTGATCTGTTTAAaccattagatttttttttcggcagctagacagacagacaaagatGATGAAAACTGAATGTCATTTAAACAGGAACCTATCAAACATCTCTCATTGCTCAAATACATCTATAGTCAATCTTAAAGGATATTATTGAAAGTTTCATTTGAATTAGTAATCAATCCTAATGAAAACTATTTCTGATGAAATTCtttaagaaaattaacaaaCACGACTTTTGGAGCACAACTGTTGATGACAAAGTCTCTTAATGGGATAAAACGTCCCTGTTGGACAAAGGAATTTCAATGACATTTTCAATTTATATCTTATTTCATTCTTACAGGATTCATATTTGAGCACAGCAGAACTGACTCTATATTATGATAAAAATGACAGCATTGCTGtagtgtgttttattaaatatgaatgtgatgtttttgtgagGGTCTCCTACACGGGAGAGGACAGTTTTAGACTCTTGCTCTATTGTGGGAGGAGGGTTGAGGAACAATACCGTCCCAGATCTCCTGTTAACAACCCGCCGCTGGAACGCCTGTATGGGCCTGTTGCCAGGCAACAGAATGGTTTACGAACAGGCAGTGAGGAAGAGTGAGAAAAGTCATGATTAATAGATAAAAATAGAAACCATTTACCACTAATTAtttccaaattattttaaattggctTTAATCTTTGCATATAACCTTCAAATTTCTTTCAAGGGTGAATTCAGCTTCAAACTGATTTCTAACATTTTGAAACTTGAAGACTAAAACACTTTAAGTATAGAACTATACTTAACTTTAAACAGTTGGTCAAGCcaacacacttttttttagTTCCGTATCAAATCTGTAACTCATGTTCCACAAGTCACAAACAAGATTGTGTTGGTAACtactcaaataaatgttgatttaaatgttttgatgtgttcTATACCCTGAACTTGAAATGTGACTCTCCAAAATGAATCAAAGCatgattttttcttttcaatgaACATTCACATCAAATAACTTGATCTCCAATCTCTTACCTACTAAAATAATACTAGGAAAATGAGAGATGAGCTTTGAACCTTGTAAAACCTATAACCCTCAAATATGATGGGCATGTTTCTCAATAATCAGTAAAGATGTTGAACCAAAAATGTgacacattaaaaatacattgatgaaGTTAAACACCAGAATGTTTCAAAACTCAGTCTACATGTGAAAAAAACCCACCACATGTAGTTCTGGTGATTTCAGGCAGAACTTCAAAACTACTCACAGATGTATCCAGAAGGCCATGCTGCCAGTGTACTGTCAAactattattgtaaaaaataaaccacGACCAAAAAAACCCAGCGTCAAGTTAACTTACAAGTGTGAGTCCACAGGAAACCTCATCGTTTCTTCCATCTTGGACGTAAGAGAAAAAGCTGTTgtcattgtgtatttatattaatgtcTCCTGACAGATTTCAAAGGTATAAAACATGTGGTGTGAAATCTCCACTTGTTTTGGTGGTCCAAAATGAACAACTAAGAGGTGAGGACCTGTGTGGGGCTAAAAGCCCATCTCAGACCAACAAGACAACATGAGTCTAATTTTAAAAGAATCACCGATCATGTCAGCTAGTTTCTGCTGCCGCCTTGTGCTCAACAAAAGTACTGCAGACACGCATTGGTAAGCTCTCCGGAAGCTAGATAACAACTAAACCTATACGCAGAAGAGGCCGTCCATAACATAGAGTGAATTAGGAAGGTAGACAGAACGGTTTCCAGAAGACCAAAGATTTGGGAAAGAAGCTGATGGGAGAGATTAACTAGAATGAATGTTTAAGGAATATTAATAAACTGTGCATATGTGTCAAGGTGATACAGACGAACAAGCAGACATCAGAAAGGCAAGAGTTCAGATTCCTTCATTACCTTATGTATGGTCCTTTATTTATAGGCCATATATCATTAGATAAACTGATATGCCATTTTTTGACTTCACCTTAATAATCTATATTTATGAGGTTCACTTTAACTACTATTGTGGAGTTTTATTGGCACATACTGGTAAATAGATCTACTGCTTTATCcattattgattgttttataaaatcatCAAATAACAAATGCTCCTCCCCACTTACATACAAAGTAATTCATAACCTCTCATTTTAATGCAatctattgtttatttaacaccaGGAAGATCAGAAACAACAGATGACAGACAGATGTCAGTAAGCACACACTGCCAGACGACGGAGTGAAAGTGAGGATGCCTCCACAAAAATGTTGCTCCAGGCAACAGCAGGTCTGCAGAATCTCAGGACACATATTAAGTGTGAAAACTGGGGCGGAAATAAAACCACTGATTAAACACATCCCCCAAAACAATGGACAGATAATATATGATCTATAGATATAGGGCTGAGCAAATGTTCATTTCGcattattcagattttttattgtttcaataACTGaacttttttaacactacacaaggGTTAAACAAAGTGCACCTAACAAAAATTTTCAACcgcattaaaatgttaaactaatatattacattttttaattatatatgtgagatttaaaaaaaaaataactaaaaccGGAAGTGAttttggaccagtgtttacatcttgcaaagtggtctttAGTCTATAAGTTTTAGGTTGATGCAGATAAGAGAGGCTTGTCTGGAAGATGATCAATAATcagaaataatattaaatatgcattttggttgtatcattttcagtttttaaatatgtattctacAAACTTGAACCAATATTCTATAGCACATCGCATTATTTAGctaactatttacatttttatttacaattgtgCATCCAAAAGGTaatattatttttcactttattttcaaacaatttCAATTGATTATAGGAAAAGAAATATTGTATCGCATAAAAAATATCGCATTATTTATCATGCTATCACATATTTAATTTCTCTTTAATATCGCACAGCCTTACCTTGATGTGTCCTTTACATAAGAAAATGTCAAAGTACTTTCGAGTACTTGCCATCTGCACAGTTAAAGGTTGTGAAGCCAAGAATACCCACGTTGGGCAAAATTGCAAAGGCAGTTGAGGGTGTGAATGAACATTACACATTCCAAGAAAATCATGCTCTGAAGACATTCTAGCTGGTAACATCTCTAGATGTACAAaaccaatctcatattaatcttgtgtTCCCATACAGTAGtgttgcatactttgtatcttcaaagagtatttagggTGATCAAATTTCTAA
This genomic window contains:
- the bicc2 gene encoding bicaudal C homolog 2, with amino-acid sequence MASPETCSIVETLQCESPKQEPAQNPYQDQNQDQDPALQNQNGRDEDEEEDEGVSSGTEPELQNEEHLDSERVEESFRIDRKKLELMLYAPAEGSGQTGDEFFERVMRETGTQVKWPSKLKIGAKSKKDPHVKVEGKRANVLEAKQKILELLETKVNKVTLKLDVTHTEHSHVIGKGGGNIKKVMEETSCHIHFPDSNRNSLTGEKSNQVSIAGPVEGVESARTHIRALQPLVLTFDLPVTLMGGAVADTGSPVIQHVAQAFGVSVSFRTQPKIYSNSCVVRGTHGNSAAVKKATCALMELLLGPEAVAGVTGVVVSTQLDVTSQQHLFLLGQNGVNFLTVMHQTHTQIILPDLSAPQHTPSLMIQGTADGVCVARQQLMDCLPVCLMFDMKDEGESDPRKLAQMMQNLGVFISIKPKVKQTAKSVVLKGLERNIANLYKTRNLLLGLDSEVSMTTKPPVDPLVANNGMTGYWLNILMQQLRLTETAAAVSSLSGKPRPSPPPGLVVSSEDGRIGLKGTDSKLEKIPENEGQLSNGEMENCVTPHAEVREVVVKPAASSRRGSQSDNPRDLKQSLTSESSHRSVRAEVDGVYSNRDRRCSLRVFTSMDSNNEDQEYERKKLLANQAMQQTPVVTEVRTPTDTWSGLGFSKSMPAEAVKELRAVNRRCYRPYQQQSWISPSGNGSHSGNWRERRGSLSSSPPDLSSSSSSFQSYRFSTARTLEGFLTSTNHSEGGSAVPRHLIGRLPSPTHTDDLEELLAQLGLAKYIDIFQEQEIDFQTFLTLTDEDLKEVGVSTFGARRKMILAITDLSKKRKCPEAANVKSGYLEGGASGRLPRIMDEDLATKSIRW